A single genomic interval of Feifania hominis harbors:
- a CDS encoding GNAT family N-acetyltransferase — MPNSGESVCIGGRTYRFCSRIAGEPKLLESFHELTQRTFQIHIDSVGGDYEPHVLAQGDTVCANVSVNKIPFLDRGRRRFYIQLGTVMTREGWRGRGLSRWLMQAVLAEWEGRCDALYLFANDSVLDFYPRFGFAAQAEHEFVYERPGKTAFEGVKLSMARPGDAALAMEKYRQGSLYSDFAMTENLDLYRYYANGLLRDSAYHLERHGVVVFADFEPGLVRCYDILGRSGSPIEAILRSLRRGADDRVILGFTPRDTALFVCRRHEEPDTTLMVHRSGENRLAAARGMFPFLSRA, encoded by the coding sequence ATGCCAAACAGCGGCGAATCCGTCTGCATAGGCGGCCGGACCTACCGGTTCTGCAGCCGCATAGCCGGCGAGCCGAAACTGCTCGAGAGCTTTCATGAGCTGACGCAGAGGACCTTTCAGATTCACATCGACAGCGTAGGCGGGGACTATGAGCCCCACGTTCTCGCGCAGGGAGACACCGTCTGCGCCAATGTCTCGGTCAACAAAATCCCCTTTCTCGACCGGGGCCGCCGCCGGTTTTACATCCAGCTCGGCACGGTCATGACCCGCGAGGGATGGCGCGGCCGGGGGCTGAGCCGGTGGCTGATGCAGGCGGTGCTCGCCGAGTGGGAGGGGCGCTGCGACGCGCTCTATCTGTTTGCAAACGACTCGGTTCTCGACTTCTACCCCCGCTTCGGCTTTGCGGCGCAGGCGGAGCATGAATTTGTCTACGAGAGGCCCGGCAAAACGGCTTTCGAGGGCGTGAAGCTGTCGATGGCCCGGCCCGGCGACGCCGCTCTCGCTATGGAAAAATACCGCCAGGGCAGCCTCTACTCGGATTTTGCCATGACGGAGAATCTCGATCTCTACCGCTACTATGCAAACGGGCTCCTGCGGGACAGCGCCTACCACCTCGAGCGCCACGGCGTTGTGGTCTTTGCCGACTTCGAGCCGGGGCTCGTGCGCTGCTACGACATTCTCGGGCGCAGCGGCAGCCCGATCGAGGCGATTCTGCGCTCCCTGCGGCGCGGGGCGGACGACCGTGTGATCCTCGGCTTCACCCCGCGGGACACGGCGCTCTTCGTCTGCCGCCGGCATGAGGAGCCGGACACGACGCTCATGGTTCACCGCAGCGGGGAAAACAGGCTCGCCGCGGCGCGGGGCATGTTCCCCTTTCTCTCGCGCGCATGA
- the rpsR gene encoding 30S ribosomal protein S18, whose product MERDRVVRGRRMKKKACSFCIDKVEHIDYKDVAKLRRYLSERAKILPRRITGTCAKHQRQLTTAIKRARHIALLPFSGE is encoded by the coding sequence ATGGAGAGAGATCGTGTTGTCCGCGGACGCCGCATGAAGAAAAAAGCATGCAGCTTCTGCATCGATAAAGTCGAGCACATCGACTACAAGGACGTTGCCAAGCTTCGCCGGTACCTGTCCGAGCGCGCCAAGATTCTGCCGCGCCGCATCACCGGTACCTGTGCCAAGCATCAGCGCCAGCTGACCACCGCCATCAAGAGAGCGCGCCACATTGCGCTGCTCCCGTTCAGCGGGGAATAA
- a CDS encoding single-stranded DNA-binding protein: MLNKAILMGRLTDSPELKYTPNNIAVCSFTLAVNRSYARPGEERKTDFIDIVAWRSTAEFVSKYFAKGMQVAVEGSIQTRTYEDRQGIKRKAFEVVANEVFFADSKRDNARAVETAAPTFTSSSGSDFEEVSSDDELPF, encoded by the coding sequence ATGCTGAACAAAGCTATCCTGATGGGCCGGCTCACCGACAGTCCTGAGCTCAAGTACACCCCGAACAACATTGCCGTTTGCAGCTTTACGCTCGCCGTCAACCGCAGCTATGCGCGCCCCGGCGAGGAGAGAAAGACCGACTTCATCGACATTGTCGCTTGGCGGTCGACGGCCGAGTTTGTTTCAAAGTACTTTGCCAAGGGCATGCAGGTGGCTGTTGAGGGTTCCATTCAGACCCGCACCTATGAGGACCGGCAGGGCATCAAGCGCAAGGCGTTTGAGGTCGTTGCCAATGAGGTCTTCTTCGCCGACAGCAAGCGTGATAACGCACGGGCAGTGGAGACCGCCGCGCCGACGTTCACCTCGAGCTCGGGTTCCGACTTCGAGGAAGTGTCCAGCGACGACGAGCTGCCGTTCTAA
- the rpsF gene encoding 30S ribosomal protein S6, producing the protein MEKIVSKYETIFIVSPELNEEETTALIEKFKKLIEDNGTIDGVEDWGKRKLAYPINDLTEGTYTLINFTAGHEFPAELDRIYKITDGILRSLIIAKE; encoded by the coding sequence ATGGAAAAGATTGTTTCCAAGTATGAAACCATCTTCATCGTCAGCCCCGAGCTGAACGAGGAGGAGACCACCGCTCTCATTGAGAAGTTCAAAAAGCTCATTGAGGACAATGGGACCATTGATGGCGTCGAGGATTGGGGCAAGAGAAAGCTCGCCTACCCCATCAATGACCTGACCGAGGGTACCTACACCCTTATCAATTTCACGGCCGGTCACGAGTTCCCCGCGGAGCTGGATCGTATCTACAAGATCACCGACGGGATTCTCCGCTCCCTGATCATCGCCAAGGAGTAG
- a CDS encoding S1 RNA-binding domain-containing protein, whose amino-acid sequence MGATGYTPEGSAKSAFPRGELTAADLAKALENKTILEARAKLCDERHNLVVELSPGVTGVIEKSEVALGADGEDFKNIAIITRVGKHVCFKVLSLTQQPDGGVVAQLSRRAAQRECVEQYVSRLRPGDIIDAKVTHIEPFGAFVDIGCGFVSLISIDNISVSRIASPRDRFQIGDEIKAVVKSVEGGRVTLTHKELLGTWEQNAALFSPGQTAAGIVRSVEPYGIFVELMPNLAGLAEWREGVSVGQTAAVYIKNIIPEKMKLKLIIVDSFDAAPAKPQNRYFIDEGRLSVFRYSPENCKKLIETRFE is encoded by the coding sequence ATGGGTGCCACAGGCTACACGCCGGAGGGCAGCGCGAAGTCGGCGTTCCCGCGGGGGGAACTGACGGCCGCCGATCTCGCCAAAGCCCTGGAGAACAAAACGATTTTGGAGGCGCGCGCCAAGCTCTGCGACGAGCGGCACAATCTTGTTGTGGAGCTCTCGCCGGGCGTCACCGGCGTGATCGAGAAGAGCGAGGTCGCCCTCGGCGCAGACGGGGAGGACTTCAAAAACATCGCCATCATCACGCGGGTCGGAAAGCATGTGTGCTTCAAGGTGCTCTCCCTCACCCAGCAGCCCGACGGCGGGGTCGTCGCGCAGCTGTCGCGCCGCGCGGCGCAGCGCGAGTGCGTTGAGCAGTATGTCAGCCGCCTGCGCCCGGGCGACATCATCGACGCGAAAGTCACCCACATCGAGCCATTCGGCGCGTTTGTGGACATCGGCTGCGGCTTTGTATCGCTGATCTCCATCGACAACATCTCGGTGTCGCGCATTGCAAGCCCGCGCGACCGCTTTCAGATCGGCGACGAGATCAAGGCCGTGGTCAAGTCCGTCGAGGGCGGGCGCGTCACGCTCACCCACAAGGAGCTTCTCGGCACCTGGGAGCAGAACGCCGCGCTCTTCTCGCCCGGCCAGACGGCCGCCGGCATCGTCAGAAGCGTGGAGCCCTACGGCATCTTTGTCGAGCTGATGCCGAATCTCGCGGGTCTCGCCGAGTGGCGCGAGGGCGTGTCGGTCGGCCAGACCGCCGCGGTGTACATCAAAAACATCATCCCCGAGAAGATGAAGCTCAAGCTCATCATCGTCGACAGCTTTGACGCGGCCCCGGCAAAGCCGCAGAACCGCTACTTTATCGACGAGGGCCGCCTGTCGGTCTTTCGCTATTCGCCGGAGAACTGCAAAAAGCTCATCGAAACCCGATTTGAATAG
- a CDS encoding ABC transporter ATP-binding protein, producing MNETPKTNDLVAIEGVSKAYGPLKALDNVSLRLAGGQIIGLLGPNGSGKTTLIKILTGLLTDYQGSVRVLGAPVGPQSKAAISYLPDRNYFPDWMRARDAIALFRDFYADFSDAKAFEMLTRLGLSADQKIKSMSKGMIEKFQLCLVMSRAAKLYVLDEPLAGVDPAARDFILDTVLTNYSESSSILISTHLIADVERIFDSAIFLKNGQIVLHDNIDAIRAEHGKSLDQLFREVFKC from the coding sequence ATGAACGAGACACCAAAGACCAATGACCTTGTGGCCATTGAGGGGGTGAGCAAGGCCTACGGGCCGCTCAAGGCGCTCGACAATGTGTCGCTGCGGCTCGCCGGCGGGCAGATCATCGGGCTGCTCGGCCCGAACGGCAGCGGCAAGACCACCCTCATCAAAATACTGACCGGCCTGCTCACCGACTACCAGGGCAGCGTGCGCGTGCTCGGCGCGCCGGTCGGACCCCAGTCCAAGGCGGCCATCAGCTATCTGCCCGACCGCAACTATTTCCCCGACTGGATGCGTGCGCGCGACGCGATCGCCCTGTTTCGCGACTTCTATGCCGACTTCAGCGACGCCAAGGCCTTTGAGATGCTCACGCGCCTGGGGCTTTCGGCCGACCAGAAGATCAAGTCCATGTCCAAGGGCATGATCGAAAAATTTCAGCTCTGTCTTGTGATGAGCCGCGCGGCGAAGCTCTATGTGCTCGACGAGCCGCTCGCGGGCGTGGACCCGGCGGCGCGCGACTTCATCCTCGACACCGTGCTCACCAACTATAGCGAGTCGAGCTCCATTCTGATCTCGACCCACCTGATCGCCGACGTGGAGCGCATCTTCGACTCGGCCATCTTCCTCAAAAACGGTCAGATCGTGCTGCACGACAACATCGACGCCATCCGCGCCGAACACGGCAAATCGCTCGATCAGCTCTTCCGGGAGGTGTTCAAATGCTAG
- a CDS encoding GntR family transcriptional regulator gives MSDGFNPNLPIYLQMVSDIKLRIASGALAPGERLESVRDMSKTYGVNPNTAQRALSELEREGLVYSERTSGRFITEDVVLIKAIREDLANSQVTQFLDQMASLGFTAEELLAIIERKLTKEGK, from the coding sequence TTGAGCGACGGCTTCAACCCCAATCTTCCTATCTATTTACAGATGGTCAGCGACATCAAGCTGCGCATCGCTTCTGGGGCGCTTGCCCCGGGCGAACGGCTCGAATCGGTGCGGGACATGTCCAAGACCTACGGCGTCAACCCCAACACCGCGCAGCGCGCCCTGTCGGAACTCGAGCGCGAGGGTCTCGTCTACAGCGAGCGCACCAGCGGCAGATTTATTACAGAGGATGTGGTTTTGATCAAAGCGATCCGTGAAGATCTGGCCAACAGCCAGGTCACCCAGTTTTTAGACCAGATGGCAAGTCTCGGCTTCACCGCCGAGGAGCTTCTTGCCATCATCGAACGCAAACTGACAAAGGAAGGAAAGTAA
- the rsmI gene encoding 16S rRNA (cytidine(1402)-2'-O)-methyltransferase gives MPGTLYLVGTPIGNLSDFSPRAVEVLSGVSFVAAEDTRVAVKLLNHFSIKKPLVSYYEHNLRERGAEILARLRAGESCALVSDAGMPAISDPGEDLVRQCREGGVGVYAVPGPTAVTTAVALSGLPSGRFTFEGFLSTAKKSRAEHLREIVGERRTMVFYEAPHKLRATLHDLCETLGGSRRIAVCREITKLYEQTLFTTLLEAAAHFDEQPPKGEFVLVIEGAPAPAEAPPDEDALVGQVRELTAGGVSRSEAVKTVAKRAGVPKNQLYALCLQRDAIEKEDRP, from the coding sequence CTGCCCGGTACCCTGTATCTGGTCGGCACGCCCATCGGCAATCTGTCCGACTTCTCGCCGCGCGCGGTCGAGGTCCTCTCGGGGGTGTCGTTCGTCGCCGCAGAGGACACGCGCGTGGCGGTGAAGCTGCTCAACCACTTCTCAATCAAAAAGCCTCTCGTGAGCTACTACGAGCACAATCTTCGCGAGCGCGGCGCCGAGATTCTCGCCCGGCTGCGCGCCGGCGAGAGCTGCGCGCTCGTCAGCGACGCGGGCATGCCCGCCATCTCCGACCCCGGCGAGGATCTGGTGCGCCAGTGCCGCGAGGGGGGCGTCGGCGTCTACGCCGTGCCCGGCCCCACGGCCGTGACGACGGCCGTGGCCCTGTCGGGGCTGCCGTCGGGGCGCTTCACGTTCGAGGGCTTTCTGAGCACAGCGAAGAAGAGCCGCGCCGAGCACCTGCGCGAGATCGTCGGCGAGCGGCGCACCATGGTCTTCTACGAGGCCCCCCACAAGCTGCGCGCCACGCTTCACGATCTGTGTGAGACGCTCGGCGGGTCGCGGCGCATCGCCGTGTGCCGCGAGATCACAAAGCTCTACGAGCAGACCCTCTTCACCACCCTCCTCGAAGCTGCCGCCCACTTTGACGAACAGCCGCCAAAGGGCGAGTTCGTGCTGGTGATTGAGGGCGCCCCCGCCCCGGCCGAGGCGCCGCCCGACGAGGACGCGCTCGTCGGCCAGGTGCGCGAGCTTACGGCAGGCGGCGTCTCGCGAAGCGAGGCCGTCAAGACCGTTGCAAAGAGGGCGGGCGTGCCGAAAAATCAGCTCTATGCCCTGTGTCTGCAAAGAGATGCAATCGAAAAAGAGGACCGGCCTTAA
- a CDS encoding tRNA1(Val) (adenine(37)-N6)-methyltransferase, with amino-acid sequence MLPLPDERPEPLTDRLTIFQKRRGYRFGAEAVALARFAGEHPGERGADLGTGSGVVALLMSESARFAHMTGLELQPAYADMARRSVEANRLTERITIVQGDLRRIDEYLPAGEFDFVTGNPPFYPVGTGRASPDEARRTAMTECAATLADFVRAAAFLLAPGGRLYLVHLPARRADVETALGAAGLAPRRLQSVLPRRGAAASFLLFEAMRGGGPCRTEPEIILNS; translated from the coding sequence ATGCTCCCACTGCCCGACGAACGCCCCGAGCCGCTCACAGATCGGCTCACCATCTTTCAAAAGCGCCGCGGCTACCGCTTCGGAGCCGAGGCCGTCGCCCTCGCGCGCTTTGCGGGGGAGCATCCCGGCGAGCGCGGGGCGGACCTCGGCACGGGCAGCGGCGTTGTCGCGCTGCTCATGAGCGAGAGTGCGCGCTTTGCCCACATGACGGGGCTTGAACTCCAGCCGGCCTACGCCGACATGGCGCGCCGCTCGGTCGAGGCAAACCGCCTCACCGAACGCATCACGATTGTACAGGGCGACTTGCGGCGCATCGACGAGTATCTGCCGGCGGGTGAATTTGACTTTGTCACCGGCAACCCGCCCTTTTACCCGGTGGGCACGGGCCGCGCAAGCCCCGATGAGGCCCGCCGCACGGCCATGACCGAATGCGCGGCCACCCTCGCCGACTTCGTGCGCGCCGCGGCTTTTTTGCTCGCGCCGGGCGGGCGGCTCTACCTTGTCCATCTGCCGGCGCGGCGCGCCGATGTGGAGACTGCCCTCGGCGCCGCCGGTCTTGCGCCGCGCCGGCTTCAGAGCGTTCTGCCCCGGCGGGGCGCAGCCGCCTCGTTTCTCCTGTTCGAGGCGATGCGCGGCGGCGGCCCCTGCCGCACAGAGCCGGAAATCATCCTCAACAGCTAG
- a CDS encoding DUF362 domain-containing protein, with protein MAYHITDDCIACGACAAECPVSCISDGGDKYVIDADACVECGACAAACPVDAPKL; from the coding sequence ATGGCGTACCATATCACCGACGACTGCATCGCCTGCGGTGCTTGCGCGGCGGAATGCCCGGTCAGCTGCATTTCTGACGGCGGCGACAAATATGTGATCGACGCGGATGCCTGTGTCGAGTGCGGCGCTTGTGCCGCTGCTTGCCCGGTTGACGCTCCGAAGCTCTAA
- a CDS encoding glycosyltransferase: MRGWFSVVSLVIPMYNEEKRAAQTVAQADGYLRGLGVDYELIVVNDGSTDGTLAALEAAKTARTRIVSYEKNAGKGCAVRRGVAATRGDVVIFTDADLSYGMELVGTALHIMRERGSRILIGSRKLDREAYRNYPPLRRLMSHTFSTVVNAVLPLHVSDSQCGFKCFRGDVARELFAACTVDNFAFDFEVLYLARRRGIPIDEMPARVLVHGESSVHILSDSLKMLRELARIRRSGGKDRKADRQ, encoded by the coding sequence ATGCGGGGGTGGTTTTCCGTGGTGTCTCTTGTGATTCCCATGTACAACGAAGAAAAGCGCGCGGCGCAGACCGTGGCGCAGGCCGACGGCTATCTGCGCGGGCTCGGCGTCGACTACGAGCTGATCGTGGTCAACGACGGCAGCACCGACGGCACACTCGCGGCGCTTGAGGCGGCGAAGACCGCCCGCACCAGAATCGTCTCCTATGAGAAAAACGCCGGCAAGGGCTGTGCGGTGCGCCGGGGCGTTGCCGCGACGCGGGGCGACGTCGTCATCTTCACCGATGCGGATCTCTCCTACGGCATGGAGCTCGTCGGCACGGCGCTTCATATCATGCGCGAGCGTGGAAGCCGGATTCTTATCGGCTCGCGCAAGCTCGACCGTGAGGCCTACCGCAATTACCCGCCGCTTCGCCGGCTGATGAGCCACACCTTTTCGACGGTCGTCAACGCCGTGCTCCCGCTGCATGTGAGCGACAGCCAGTGCGGCTTCAAATGCTTTCGGGGCGATGTGGCCCGCGAGCTCTTCGCCGCGTGTACGGTCGACAATTTCGCCTTTGACTTCGAGGTGCTCTACCTTGCGCGGCGCCGCGGCATCCCCATCGACGAGATGCCCGCGCGGGTTCTGGTCCACGGGGAGTCGAGCGTACATATCCTATCGGATTCGCTGAAGATGCTCCGGGAGCTCGCACGCATTCGCCGCTCGGGCGGCAAAGACAGAAAGGCGGACAGACAGTGA
- a CDS encoding nicotinate phosphoribosyltransferase, whose amino-acid sequence MNSKLSGQNLTMLCDFYELTMSNGYFQSGMADKITYFDLYFRRVPDDGGFAIAAGLEQVIEYLNELHFDEDDIEYLRSKGIFREEFLDYLRNFRFACDVYAVPEGTPIFPNEPILTVRGPAIQAQFIETMLLLLVNHQSLIATKSNRIVRAAEGRPVMEFGSRRAHGSAAAVLGARASYIAGCAGTACTLTDKLYGVPALGTMAHSWVQMFDTEEEAFRAYVREYPDHPTLLVDTYNVLKSGVPNAIKVFQEELCDRGLRPGGIRIDSGDITYLSKKARKMLDEAGMADCKIVASNSLDEYIIRDTLIQGAKVDSFGVGERLITSKSESVFGGVYKLVAVENDAGEIVPKIKLSENVAKITTPHFKKIYRLFDRENDKAIADLVCLHDEVIDDSKPLTIFDPHYTWKRKTITDFTARELMVPVFQGGRQVYESPSIEQIRAYCLGEIDRLWDEVTRFENPHNYYVDLSEKLWAIKEELLNTCGK is encoded by the coding sequence ATGAATTCCAAACTCAGCGGACAAAACCTGACCATGCTCTGCGACTTCTATGAGCTGACCATGTCAAACGGCTACTTTCAAAGCGGCATGGCCGACAAGATCACCTACTTTGACCTCTACTTCCGGCGTGTGCCCGACGACGGGGGCTTTGCCATTGCGGCGGGGCTCGAACAGGTCATCGAGTATCTCAATGAGCTGCACTTTGACGAGGACGACATCGAATACCTGCGCAGCAAGGGCATCTTCCGCGAGGAGTTTCTCGACTATCTGAGAAATTTCCGCTTTGCCTGCGACGTCTACGCCGTTCCCGAGGGCACGCCCATCTTCCCCAACGAGCCGATTCTGACCGTGCGCGGCCCGGCGATTCAGGCGCAGTTCATCGAGACCATGCTCCTGCTGCTGGTCAACCACCAATCGCTCATCGCCACCAAGTCGAACCGCATCGTGCGCGCCGCAGAGGGACGCCCGGTGATGGAATTCGGCTCGCGCCGGGCCCACGGCTCGGCGGCGGCGGTGCTCGGCGCGCGAGCGAGCTACATCGCCGGCTGCGCGGGTACTGCCTGCACGCTGACCGACAAGCTCTACGGCGTACCGGCGCTGGGCACCATGGCCCACAGCTGGGTGCAGATGTTCGACACGGAGGAGGAAGCCTTTCGCGCCTATGTGCGCGAGTACCCGGACCACCCGACGCTGCTCGTCGACACCTACAATGTGCTCAAGTCCGGCGTGCCGAACGCCATCAAGGTCTTTCAGGAGGAGCTCTGCGACCGGGGACTTCGCCCCGGCGGCATCCGCATTGACTCGGGCGACATCACCTACCTGAGCAAAAAGGCCCGCAAGATGCTCGACGAGGCGGGCATGGCCGACTGCAAGATCGTCGCGTCGAATTCACTCGACGAGTACATCATCCGTGACACGCTCATTCAGGGCGCGAAAGTCGATTCGTTCGGCGTGGGCGAGCGGCTGATCACCTCGAAGAGCGAGTCGGTATTCGGCGGCGTCTACAAGCTCGTGGCGGTGGAAAACGACGCGGGGGAGATCGTGCCGAAGATCAAACTGTCGGAGAATGTGGCAAAGATCACCACCCCGCACTTCAAGAAGATCTACCGCCTGTTTGACCGCGAGAACGACAAGGCCATCGCGGATCTGGTGTGTCTGCACGACGAGGTGATCGACGACAGCAAGCCCCTGACCATTTTCGACCCCCACTACACCTGGAAGCGCAAGACCATCACGGACTTCACCGCGCGTGAGCTGATGGTGCCGGTCTTCCAGGGCGGCCGGCAGGTCTACGAGAGCCCGTCCATCGAGCAGATTCGCGCCTACTGCCTCGGGGAGATCGACCGCCTCTGGGACGAGGTCACCCGCTTTGAGAATCCCCACAACTACTATGTCGACCTCTCCGAAAAGCTCTGGGCCATCAAGGAGGAACTTCTCAACACCTGCGGCAAATAA
- the kdpF gene encoding K(+)-transporting ATPase subunit F yields the protein MIILGVIIVFMGVYLLYALVHPEKF from the coding sequence ATGATTATTCTTGGCGTCATCATTGTCTTTATGGGTGTCTATCTGCTCTATGCGCTGGTACACCCCGAAAAATTTTAG
- the kdpA gene encoding potassium-transporting ATPase subunit KdpA, which translates to MIQLALTIAIYLVIVIPVGIYVYHIAAGRRTFADPVFDRVDGLIYKIGGVDPNRGMNWKKYAAALVGTNGAMILIGYLILRIQSIALFNPNGIGAMEPSLSFNTIISFMTNTNLQHYSGESGLSYLSQMLVITFMMFVSAASGYAACIAFIRGLAGKTKDNVGNFFADLVRITTRVLIPFSIVGGLLLIWQGVPQNLSGNIVVDTIEGAKQIIAMGPIAALEIIKHLGTNGGGFLGANSATPLENPTMLTNFIELFSMMILPGACVVTFGKMVRERKVQRGGSLTRRSLSERLYGREGRTIFAAMGILFVIGLGVCFWAESQGNPALEQAGLSQSMGSMEGKEVRFGIAQSAMFTTTTTSFTTGTVNNMHDTLTPLGGMIPLLHMMLNVVFGGKGVGLMNMIMYAILAVFICGLMIGRTPEYLGKKIEGREMKLTALCIIIHPLLILAFSALAVGTSAGLEGITNPGFHGLSQVLYEFSSSAANNGSGFEGLADNTMFWNITTGLAMFFGRYLSIIIQLAIAGSLMKKKFVSDSVGTLHTDTGSFAIILVFVVYIFAALTFFPALALGPIAEHLTLWA; encoded by the coding sequence ATGATACAGCTTGCGCTCACCATCGCCATCTATCTGGTGATTGTCATTCCGGTGGGCATTTACGTCTATCACATTGCCGCGGGCAGGCGCACGTTTGCCGACCCGGTGTTCGACCGGGTGGACGGTCTGATCTATAAAATCGGCGGCGTCGATCCAAACCGGGGTATGAACTGGAAAAAATACGCCGCCGCCCTGGTGGGAACAAACGGCGCGATGATTCTGATTGGCTACCTGATTCTGCGGATTCAGAGCATCGCCCTTTTCAACCCCAACGGCATTGGAGCGATGGAGCCGTCGCTCTCGTTTAACACCATCATCAGCTTCATGACGAACACCAATCTCCAACACTACTCGGGAGAGAGCGGCCTGTCCTACCTGTCTCAGATGCTGGTGATCACTTTCATGATGTTTGTCTCGGCCGCCAGCGGCTACGCGGCCTGCATTGCGTTCATCCGCGGTCTTGCGGGCAAGACAAAGGACAACGTCGGCAACTTCTTTGCGGATCTGGTGCGCATTACAACCCGCGTTCTGATTCCGTTTTCCATTGTCGGCGGCCTGCTGCTCATCTGGCAGGGCGTGCCGCAGAATCTCAGCGGAAACATCGTGGTTGACACCATAGAGGGGGCAAAGCAGATCATTGCCATGGGCCCGATCGCGGCGCTGGAAATCATCAAGCACCTCGGCACCAACGGCGGCGGCTTCCTGGGTGCGAACTCCGCGACGCCGCTTGAAAACCCGACCATGCTTACCAATTTCATCGAACTGTTTTCCATGATGATTCTGCCGGGCGCCTGCGTGGTCACGTTTGGCAAGATGGTGCGCGAGCGCAAGGTGCAGAGAGGGGGAAGCCTGACCCGCCGGAGCCTGAGCGAACGCCTCTACGGCCGCGAGGGCAGAACCATCTTCGCCGCCATGGGGATTCTCTTTGTCATTGGCCTCGGCGTGTGCTTCTGGGCAGAGAGCCAGGGCAACCCCGCTCTGGAACAGGCGGGGCTCAGCCAGTCCATGGGCAGCATGGAGGGAAAGGAAGTGCGCTTTGGCATTGCACAGTCGGCCATGTTTACCACGACGACCACTTCCTTTACAACTGGTACGGTCAACAACATGCACGACACGCTGACCCCGCTCGGCGGCATGATTCCGCTGCTGCACATGATGCTCAATGTCGTCTTCGGCGGCAAGGGCGTGGGCCTGATGAACATGATTATGTACGCGATTCTCGCCGTGTTCATCTGTGGGCTGATGATCGGGCGCACACCGGAGTATCTGGGCAAGAAGATCGAGGGCCGGGAGATGAAGCTCACCGCGCTGTGCATCATCATTCATCCGCTGCTGATTCTCGCTTTTTCCGCGCTGGCAGTGGGAACGAGCGCGGGCCTCGAGGGAATTACAAACCCCGGTTTCCACGGGCTGTCACAGGTGCTCTATGAGTTTTCGTCCTCTGCGGCGAACAACGGCTCGGGCTTTGAGGGCCTTGCGGACAACACCATGTTCTGGAATATTACGACCGGGCTTGCGATGTTCTTCGGGCGCTATCTCTCCATCATCATTCAGCTCGCCATTGCCGGCTCCCTGATGAAGAAGAAATTTGTCAGTGACTCGGTCGGCACACTCCACACGGACACCGGCTCCTTTGCGATCATTCTGGTGTTTGTCGTCTATATCTTCGCCGCGCTGACGTTCTTCCCGGCGCTGGCGCTCGGCCCCATTGCGGAGCATCTCACCCTTTGGGCCTAA